From the Planctomycetota bacterium genome, the window AGGGAGACCAATGCGCCGCTGCCCAGCGACAGCGATCGGGTGGAGAGCGATTCGATCCCGTCACCGGGGGCGATCACGCCGCCGGCACCGACCGTCACGCTCCCGCCGAGGATCCCCGTGCCGCCCAGCGTGCCCCCGATCACACTCACGGCGCCGGTCGCGCCGCCGGCATCGCCATTGACCAGCAGCCGTCCGCCGCTGACCGCCGCACCGCCGGCAAAGGAGTGGCTGCCGCTGAGGACGAGCGTGCCCGCCTCGACGGCGAGCCCCCCGGCCACGCCACTCGAAGCACCAGCCGACAGGACGAGCGTCCCCGATCCCGACTTCGTCAGGCCGGCGCTGCCGACGAGCCGGCTGGCGACGGTCGCCGTCCCCGTGCCCTCGACGGCGATCCGGTTGAGCGACCGCGACAGCCCACCGAGCGCCAGCGTCCCACCGGTCACCAGATAGCCGCCGGTGGCGAACTGCAGCCCCCCCTCGACGCGCTGGCTCCCGGACACGGTGACCGTGCCCCCCGTCCCGTCGAAGATCCCGCGCGCCGTCGGCAACCACACGGTCGAGCGCGCGGTCCAGGTGGCGTCGAGTGTGCCCCACGTGCCGGCGCCGCCTCCTCCTCCCGCCCCCGCCCAGCGGATCGACTGGAAGAGTGGATTGGCCGCCGGCCCGGTCGCGGCGACGTCGTAGTAGGCGGTGAGCTCGGGGAGGTAGCCGCCGGTGCCGCTGCGCGTCACCCCTTCGCTGTACCACAGCGAGTGGCCGGTGGCATCTTGCCGCGTCCGGTCGATCATCTGGCGGAGATCGTTCCACGGCGTGGCGGAGCCGGTGCCGAGGATCCGCAGCCCGCCGGCGAGGTCGCCGGTGCGGCTTCCCATCCCCGTGACCTGCGCGGGCCAGTCGGCGTTGAACGAGGCGATCGTGGTCCGGTAGACCTGCGGCACCACCTCGTCATACAGCCCGGCGGCGACCCAGTCGGACCACTTGGCGTTGAGGTTCGCGGAGCTGACGTTGAGCACGGCCGGCGCCAGCGAGATCACGACATCGGGTTTGGCGGCGCGGATCGCGTCGTGGAGCTCGGTCGCGAAGGCCTGCATCTTCCCCTGCCGCCAGGCGACGAACTGCGCGTCGGTCGCGCTGGTGGGGAGGTTGCGGCCGGTCTCCTGGAGGTAGGCCGCGCGGGTCACCGAGTCGTAGCCGAATTGCACCGGCCAGGCGAGCCGGTCGTCGAACTGGATCACCTGCAGGTCGAATTGCTGCACCGCTTCGACGGCGATCCCCTTGATGAGGTTCCGCACCTGCGGCACGAGCGGATTCATCCAGGAGAAGCCGTTGCTCGCGTTGGTGTAGTTGCCGGCGCTGTCCTGGAGGAGCCAGCCGTTGTCGCGGGCCTTGATCGCCAGGGGGTTGCTCGGGTTGCCGAACCCGGCGGCGAGGCCGTATTCGAACCAGGCGCCGTGCACCAGGCCGTTGGCGGCGGCGGCGGAGCGCGTCTCGGAGAGGAGATTCCGCCCGGCGAGGCTCGGATTGAGCGATGTCGTCCCGGTGACCGCCGTGAGCGTCGGCGAGGTGAAGTTGGTGTAGCCGTTCTTCCAGGCCTCGACGTAGACGGTGTTGAGGCCGACTCCGCGGAGCGTCGCCATGGTGGTCGAGACGTTGCCCTGCGCGAGGTCGTCGGAGGAGGTCGTGGTCAGCCACGTGCCGCGCAGCTCGGGGGACGCAGCGTGGCCGGTGACCGGCGGGGCAAGCGCGAACGCTGCCAAGGCGAGCAGCCACGCCGTCGGTGTCGGTCGGCTCGGGCCGCGTGCGCGGCGCGTTCGGAAGGGGAAGTCTTCAGCTTCGGGCATCCGGATCACTCCGTGGGGTACGTGGGGCCGACGGCGCGGGGCTTCGCGGGTCCTGTGCGCGGACGGGTAACAGTTGACTTGCCGATTCGTCTCCCCCTTGACCCCGCGGGCAGCGCAGCGAATCGCCGCGTTTGGCGGTGGCCTTCGGTGCCAGGCGCTTTTGGACGCGTCGGGGCACTGCTGGCTCAGCAATCGCCGTACCGTAAGCGGGGGGACACTCGAAGCCGGCGCAGGTCGCGTGAACACCGCGATTCGATCGCTGAACGATCTGTCAGGTCCCTCGCGAGAGGCCCCGCCGTCTGGGGTGAATCGCCTCGCGCGGCAAGGTCGATGCGGAGTGATTCGCTCCACAGAGGCAATCGAGCCCCGCTCGATCCGACACGCGACCTCGGACGAGCGTGAGCCATAAGTCGCTTCCTGCACGGCGACTTGGCTCGGCTGTTCGGATTACCCAGCTTCCGGGCACGCCGTTTGCCTATCGCTCCTCGGGATCTTCGTCTGCCCGGCGCGTCATCGCGCGGGGGACGGCCGGAGATGTCCTGAACCGTGGTCCCACCGGCTTGAACCGGTGGGCGACGGTTGGCCAACCGTCCTAGGAGGCACTGCGCAGCACCGATACGACGTTCCACCGAGTTTTCCACGTTTTTCCGGCACCCTCGCCCGTGAGCGTTGCCGCGCCGCCGTCGTGCGGCCGGACCACGCCCGCGGGCAAGGCTCCGGTGATTACAGTCGCGCCGTCGGCCGCCTGAAAGCCGGCTGCGCGCCATGAGCCGGCGATCGTCTCGCGCGGAAGGCATCCGGGCGGGCGCGCCGCCGTGGAATCCGCGCGGCCGATGACCGCGCTGCACAGATCAACCGCTTTTGAAAACCGACCAGGCATCGGTCCGGGAGATCATCCGGACCGTGCTTCGGCGACCGTCCATGAGAGGTTTCTACCCGCCACGTTTCCAAGGAGATGGAGATGACGGACCGTCATGTCAGGAAGGTTTCGGGGGCTCAAACGCGCGGCCGCGTTTTCACGATGCTCAATGCAACTGTCGGCCGGTTCCACGCGGCGCCGATCACGATCGCCGTGCTCTCGCTGGCCCTGGCCGGGGCGCCCGTCCATGCCCAGATCGGCCTCTACGAGATCGCCCGGTTCGATCTCGGGGCGACGAGCGGAGCCGCCAATCCGTCGTTCATCGGCAGTAATCCGGCAGCCGTCGCCTGGAACGGCTCGCGGCTGTGGGTTGCCGGGTTCAACGGCAGCGCGACGGTGACCACCACATCGCTCGTCGAGATCACCAACGCCACCCAGCAAGGTGTGCTCACGGCGGCGTACTCGACCCCATTCGGCACGATCAGTAGTGTGGGAAGCTCGCGCGGCTACACAGGTCTGTCGATCAGCGGCTCCATCCTCGGCGCGTCGTTCGACTCGGGAGCCAACACCGCCACCGGCATCCAGGCGTTTTCCACCACCAACCAGAAGATGTGGGACCTCTCGGCTTCGGGAACGACCACCGCCAATATCGGCACGACGCGCGGCATGGCCGGGCCGGCATTCGATCCCGGCTTTCAGGGAAATCCTGCCCAGGGCGGTGGGCTGGCCTGGGTGACGCAGGGGCAGGGACGCCGTTTCCTCAACGATTCAGTCTCCGGGTCATCAATCTACACAACGACCGCAAACGTCCCACCTGGTGCCCAGCAGGGCATGATCATCAACACCAATCCGACGTCGACGACCTGGCGCGACATCGCGTTCGATCCCACGACCGGGGACCTCTACACACGGGTCAACAACAGCGTCAGCCGCGCCAACCGGACCGGCGCGAACACCGTCAGGGGGCCGACGAGCAATGTCAACGGCCAATCGGACGTCATCGTCGCGTTGACGGCGACCAATGCGATCGTCACGAATCTCGGGTTCATGAACGCGGTCGTCTCGAGCACGTTCGGCAACTTCGTCAACAACTACTCGGGTGACTTGCTGATCTTCAACGATCGGACCATCCAGGGGCAGTCCCCGACCAACGTGGTCAAGTTCACGACCACCAGCGGTTCGACGATCACGCCGACGTGGACGTTTCTCAACGGCACCGCGCCGCCGTCGAGCGCCACCGGGGCCTACGATTTCGCGTGGGACCCCGGTACACAGACGCTCGCCGTACTCGACTACTCCAACCGTGGCGTCTCGATCTTCAGCACCGCCGTCCCGGAGCCCTCGACCTGGGCGATGGCCGGCATCGCCGGCAGTGCCCTTGCCGGTCAGGCCGTATGGCGGGCGCGGCGGAAGAAACGCCACAGCGCCGCCGGCAGCGGCGACGCCGCCGAGCCGTCCCTCACGGACGAGCAAAGCAGAACAGGTGCCCCTCGCCACGGATGAAAACTTCGCGGCCGGCCAGGGCGGCCGTGGCATCGACTCCCTCGCCAATGTCGTTGGTGGCGACGACTTCGAGCGCGGGAGCGTCGCGGATCACGGTGATCGCGCCGCCGCGATCGGTGAGGTAAACGTGCCCGCCGGCGGCGACCGGCGAGGCATAGGTCCGTCCCACGCCAGGGATCCGCGCCGCCTCGTAGTGCGGCGCCCCGGTCCGGGCGTCGATGCAGGTCAGCAGGCCGGTTTTCTCCTTGTAGTAATAGACGCGGTCCCCCGAGAGCAGCGGTGAGCCGACATCAGGGGTGTTGCTCGAACGGGTCCAGAGCACGCCGCTCCCGGCCGCCAGCTCGCCGCGGCCAGAGAGATCGAAAGCGCCGATGAACGCCCCACGGAACCCGCTGGCGACGATCGCCACGCCGTCGGCGGCGACTGCCGACGCGCAGGGGCGCTCCGTCTGCCCACCGCAGCGCCACAGTTCCTTGCCGGTAGCGAGGTCGTAGCCGCGCGCGGCGCGCTGGCCGTTCATCACCACCTGCTTGCCCCCCGCGCGGTCGGTCGCGACCAGAGGCGTCGCCCACGCAGTCGGTTCGTCGCGGGGCGTTTCCCACACCGTTCGGCCGGTCGTGGCATCCAGCGCGTGGAGCGCCGAGGGCCCCTCGTGATCCCAGGGCACGAGGATCATCCCATCGACGAGCGTCGGCGAGCTCCCCTCGCCGAACCCGTTGCGGATTCGCATGTCGCCGAAGTCGCGCTGCCACAGCGCCTCGCCGTCGCGCGAGAAGCAGTGCAGCCCGCGCGAGCCGAAGTGGGCGTAGACGCGCTGGCCATCGGTGCACGGCGATGCGGAGGCGAAGCCGTGTGTCTGGTGGGTGCCCTCGTGCGGCACGGCGGCGACAGCGGTCCGCGACCAGCGCACCTGCCCGGTGGCGCGGTCGAGGCAGAACAGGCGGAAGTCGAGCTCCCCCTGCTTCCCCGCGACGGGCACGGCGCTGGTCACGAACACGTCGGGCCCGAGGACCACCGGCGACGACGAGCCGCGCCCGGGGATCGCCGTCTTCCAGCGGAGGTTGTTGTCGGGGCCGAGCTCGACCGGCGGCGTGGCGTCGGGCGACACGCCGTTACCAGTCGGCCCGCGCCAGTGGGGCCAGTCGCTCATCGCGGTGTCGCCGGCATGGGCCGACGCGGCCATCGCGGCGATGGCGATGGCGGTCAGGCTCCGTCGCGGCAGCCGCCCCCACACGTGCCGCCTCGGGGAACCGCCGGACTCGGAGATCAATTCCCCAACGCTCATGACTGCTCTCCGCCAAGGACGGCCTGCAACTTTGCCTGTCGACGGTCGCTGAAATACCAAGTTGGCATGAAAATTACCATCGACAAGGCCGGCCGGATCGTCGTCCCCAAGCCGCTGCGTGATCGCCTCGGGATGACGCCGGGTACGGAATTGGTCGTCGAGGCCGATGGCGAGCGGCCTCGTGGCCGCCGGGCGGCGCGGTTGCCAGCGATTGCTGTCGTTCAACGAAAGGGATTTCACCCGACTGGGGTCGAGCCGCGTCTCGATCAAGATCCCCTGACCGCCACGGGTGCCGACCGTGGCGGGAGATCACCGGACCGGCGATGATGACGGTGCCGTTGGCCACTGCCGATCCTCGGTCACGCCCCCGATGCGCACCCCCCGCCGCCACGCCCTCCGCATCGCGATCGCCGGACCGGTGCTGGCCGGTTGCCCGATTCACTCGAGCGCCGCCCCCTCCGCCACGGCACTCGACTCGGAGCGGTATGCCGACTGCCACCGGGTCCGCGACGGCGCCGCATTCCCCCGACCAAGCCGGTGGCGCGACGCCGACCTCGTGATCCTCGGCGGCGGCATCAGTGGCCTT encodes:
- a CDS encoding PEP-CTERM sorting domain-containing protein — translated: MWDLSASGTTTANIGTTRGMAGPAFDPGFQGNPAQGGGLAWVTQGQGRRFLNDSVSGSSIYTTTANVPPGAQQGMIINTNPTSTTWRDIAFDPTTGDLYTRVNNSVSRANRTGANTVRGPTSNVNGQSDVIVALTATNAIVTNLGFMNAVVSSTFGNFVNNYSGDLLIFNDRTIQGQSPTNVVKFTTTSGSTITPTWTFLNGTAPPSSATGAYDFAWDPGTQTLAVLDYSNRGVSIFSTAVPEPSTWAMAGIAGSALAGQAVWRARRKKRHSAAGSGDAAEPSLTDEQSRTGAPRHG
- a CDS encoding PQQ-like beta-propeller repeat protein, whose translation is MSVGELISESGGSPRRHVWGRLPRRSLTAIAIAAMAASAHAGDTAMSDWPHWRGPTGNGVSPDATPPVELGPDNNLRWKTAIPGRGSSSPVVLGPDVFVTSAVPVAGKQGELDFRLFCLDRATGQVRWSRTAVAAVPHEGTHQTHGFASASPCTDGQRVYAHFGSRGLHCFSRDGEALWQRDFGDMRIRNGFGEGSSPTLVDGMILVPWDHEGPSALHALDATTGRTVWETPRDEPTAWATPLVATDRAGGKQVVMNGQRAARGYDLATGKELWRCGGQTERPCASAVAADGVAIVASGFRGAFIGAFDLSGRGELAAGSGVLWTRSSNTPDVGSPLLSGDRVYYYKEKTGLLTCIDARTGAPHYEAARIPGVGRTYASPVAAGGHVYLTDRGGAITVIRDAPALEVVATNDIGEGVDATAALAGREVFIRGEGHLFCFARP
- a CDS encoding AbrB/MazE/SpoVT family DNA-binding domain-containing protein; the protein is MKITIDKAGRIVVPKPLRDRLGMTPGTELVVEADGERPRGRRAARLPAIAVVQRKGFHPTGVEPRLDQDPLTATGADRGGRSPDRR